In the Sorghum bicolor cultivar BTx623 chromosome 4, Sorghum_bicolor_NCBIv3, whole genome shotgun sequence genome, TCTGAAAGAACGCCCAAACAGCAGCAAGAGAGGTAAAACCGACGTTGATCCAAAGCTCTCCTTCCTTAATGTGTTTTGCGATTGCAACCGGCGTTGATCCAAAGCTCTCGTTTCTGAAGATCCTACCATTACGCTCCTTCCCATAGTTCCTAGGCAACACCAAGGCATCAAAACCTCTGCGCATCTCAGAATCTAGCAAGTGTCATTTCTACAGCCACCAAGTGCacacaccgtcttcccccaggCCATCCAACAATTGCCACAGGCTGACAGGCCTGCAGGCTCTAGCACACGAAACCAAACCTCCGGGGCCTGGCAAATGCGCCACCATCTCCGGGGCCTGGCTGCAAAGGGTGCAAGCATCATCATCCTGTAGCCCATGGCATTTACGTAGGTCATTGCTCCACAACCTGGTATGTAACGCCAGCCAGAAGAAAAACTTCACTTTTGGCGGCGCCCTGGTATGCCATAACTCCTTCGCACCAAGCAGCTCCGTAGATCCGACGAAGAAAGTACGGTATGTGGAGGACACCGAAAAATtgccgtccggtgcccatctcCATACAAAGCGGTCCGCACGAAGAGGATCCAGTTTGATGTCGCGAATGAGCTCCCAAATTCCAAGAAACTAGACGAGCACCTGTACAGTCGTGGCGCCGATGATATCCCTGACCTAGCGTCGATTGAGGATTGCATCGTGAACCGATCGACCGCGCCCAGCCCTTGACGATGCATGGTATACATCTGGTGCGAAGGACCGAAGGGATCTAACTGGGAGCCACTTGTTGGTCCAGAAGCTCGCCGACTTGCCGTCACCTAGCGGTACGGAGCAGGAGGCCATAAACATGGCAGTAACGGCAATAAACATGGCAGTAACGACATCCTCCTGCTTGGCTGGAAGACGTGCCCAGCCCTTGTCTGGTTCCACGCGCTTCAACCACTCCCAACGCAGCCTTAGTGCGAAACCAAACAACCGTAGATGAATCATGCCTAGACCTCTGTAGATGGTTGGGGAGCATACAGTTCGCCAAGCCAGCCTCCAGTGTCCCCCTCCCGCCGTCTCCTTCCCCGTCCAAAGAAAAGCCCGCCGGATCTTATCAATCCGCTCTATTGCCCAAGGGGAGAGGCATGTCGTTATTCAGACGTGAATGGGGACGGCCGAGAGCATGACCTTGGCGAGCAGTGCACGTCCAGAGTCCTGACTTCAATGGGATTTTTCAACGTCGATAATAGGCTTTTCCTGAGCATGACGTAGCTTGTAGATTGATAATGGAACCCCTAGATAGCGATAGGTAAGGGTGGCTGAAAAACTCAAAGCTCGTTAGCTCGCTCGGCTCGTGGCCGGCTCGactcggctcggctcggctcgttagGATAACGAGCCGAGCTGAGCTAGCTTGTTATCCTAACGAGCAAAAACaagccgagccgagccgagctgGCTCGTTATCCAGCCTTAGCGATAGGGGAATGAAGCAATGCAACAAGGGAAGATCTGCCGGACGTGAGCAATGTCTTCTTCAGAACAGCGAGTCGATGTTGCAAGGCATTTGTCCACATTTGTATTATTTGTTACTAATCCCGAAGCTCCCGCAAAGCAGTCCAAAACAGCACGGAGACAACGCAGATCCCGGACTGTTGGTGCCAAGAACACCACCAAATCATCGGCATATAGCGAAGCGCGATGCTGTATGACTGTGCCTAGCAACTGCGAGAACAACAATGAAGGAGTTGAGGACTTCCATGACTATGACGAATAGCATCGCGCGTGTGGGAAATACGACGGTCCGGCCTCCCATTGACATGAGCTTTGGTACTGGCCACCTCTGTGGAAAGCCGATGTAACGAAGAAGCTCAAGCAGAAATGACCAAGAAACTGAATCGAACACCTTAGAAATGTCCACATTCATGAATGCCTCGTGTAGAAGGTAAAAACTCCTTCTATCAACATATCAAAGGTAACAAAATatgatgccttgtttagttatacTGCGCTCTGCGTTGCAGATATTTTGCACCGGCGTCACATCGTCACACATAGATATAATTGCATCGGCGGATTGTACTGCTCTCTGTGTTGCAGATATTTTGCAGTATCTGGTTGGAACTTTGTGGTGGCCTCGGTGGTGGAAAGAACAAGACGTCCACACGCATGGCGCCAAGCGAGCTACTTATTGCGATGCAAATTTTCTTGCCATTTGTTAAGCACCCAACCGAACCCCGGATGTTATAAGTGCATCGCCCAAACTACAATTCACATATACCACTGCAAAAGTTCAGAGATTAGTCTATTCAGGTTCTTTCCTAGAGGCCACCATGGATTCGCTCACGTACTACCTGTGCCTCTTCTTGGCGGCTCTCCTCCCTCTCTTGCTCCTCAAGCTCAAGAACCGTGACAACAATAGCCTCAGGCTGCCGCCGGGCCCATGGCGGCTGCCGGTCATCGGcagcctccaccacctgctcggCAGCCCGTTCCCCCACCATGCCATGGCTGACATCGCGCGCCGGCTCGAGGCGCCCCTCATCTACCTCAAGCTCGGTGAGGTTCCTGTCGTCGTTGCGTCGTCGCAGGACGCCGCTAGCGAGATCATGAAGACGCACGACGTCAACTTCGCCACGCGCCCGTTGAGCCCGACGATAAAGGTCTTCATGGCAGATGGGGTAGGCCTGGTGTTCGCGCCCTACGGCGCTCTGTGGCGGCAGCTCCGCAAGATCAGCATCCTGGAACTGCTCAGCGCCCGCCGCGTGCAGTCGTTCCGCGGCGTCCGGGAGGAGGAGGTCGGCCGCCTCGTGGCTGCCATCGCGGCGGCGTCGCTGACGGGCGAGGCCGTGAACGTCAGCCAGAGGATCGCCGAGCTCACGAATGACACGGCCGTGCGCTCCATGATCGGCGACCGGTTCGAGAGGCGGCAGGAATTCCTGGATAATATGGCGGAGGGAGTAAAGATCACCACCGGGTTCAGCCTCGGCGATCTGTTCCCGTCGTCGAGGCTGGCGAGCGTCATCGGTGGCATGGCTCGTCGGGCGGCGGTAAACCACCGTAAGATGTTCGAGCTGATGGACTACGCCATCAAAAAGCACGAGGAGCAGAGGGCAGCCATGGCCAAATCTGCAGAGGGAGAGGGCATCGTGAAGGAGGATCTGGTGGACGTGCTTCTGAGGATACAGAAGGAAGGTGGCCTGGAGGTGCCACTCACCATGGGAATGATCAAGGCCATCATCCTGGTAAGTAGAGTAATTGTTTTAAATCCCCCGCTATAACATTCTCTATAGTCGACTATAGCCATTTGAGGCAGTGTATCGTTATTTGTGTTTATACAGTTTGGCCGCTATATCCTGCTATAAACTGATATAGCTTCGCTATTAGCTGTTCTAGAGATATGTCGCTAAATACTCCTGCTATTTAAAACGCTCTACTATGTATATACTATATACTGCTACTGCATGCATGTCTGTGGAAGGTTTAATTTGGTTCACAACTTCACATCTATGTGATTCACGAGTTCGTGGATGTTGCATTCACTTGTTGTTTGCTTGTATTTGTATGTAGGACCTTTTTGGTGCGGGGAGTGAGACCTCTGCAAGTACACTTCAATGGGCTATGTCAGAGCTTGTACGCAACCCAAAACTGATGGAAAGGGCACAAGTCGAGGTACGCGAGAAGCTTCAGGGGAAGCCAACGGTGACTGAAGATGACTTGGTTGAGTTGAGGTACATAAAGCTCATCATCAAAGAGACCCTAAGGATGCATCCGGTGGTGCCATTGCTTCTCCCAAGGGAGTGTAGAGAGTCATGCAAGGTCATGGGGTATGATGTACCCAAGGGAACTACTGTGTTTGTGAATGTTTGGGCGA is a window encoding:
- the LOC8077640 gene encoding premnaspirodiene oxygenase, coding for MDSLTYYLCLFLAALLPLLLLKLKNRDNNSLRLPPGPWRLPVIGSLHHLLGSPFPHHAMADIARRLEAPLIYLKLGEVPVVVASSQDAASEIMKTHDVNFATRPLSPTIKVFMADGVGLVFAPYGALWRQLRKISILELLSARRVQSFRGVREEEVGRLVAAIAAASLTGEAVNVSQRIAELTNDTAVRSMIGDRFERRQEFLDNMAEGVKITTGFSLGDLFPSSRLASVIGGMARRAAVNHRKMFELMDYAIKKHEEQRAAMAKSAEGEGIVKEDLVDVLLRIQKEGGLEVPLTMGMIKAIILDLFGAGSETSASTLQWAMSELVRNPKLMERAQVEVREKLQGKPTVTEDDLVELRYIKLIIKETLRMHPVVPLLLPRECRESCKVMGYDVPKGTTVFVNVWAISRDPKYWEDAATFKPERFEAGTIDFKGTDFEYTPFGAGRRMCPGLAFAQASMEIVLAALLYHFDWKLPDGMLPSELDMTEEMSITARRKHDLYLQPVVSVPPHV